The Streptomyces sp. NBC_01197 genome window below encodes:
- a CDS encoding SigE family RNA polymerase sigma factor: MDLATEHGVRTAHSEPRPTESEAENDFHGFVVARSAALFRGALVLTGNRETAEDLVQETLERACRKWRTIAAKDAPDAYVRRIMVNLANDRWRRFRRTVPHQDGGDRAASGDQYGQVDTRDQLVRALQGLPMRMRTVVVLRYFHDLSDAEIAADLRISPSTVRSQLARGIDKLRGQFPALSSPSPQQPTEGI; the protein is encoded by the coding sequence GTGGACCTGGCAACCGAGCACGGTGTCCGTACCGCACACAGCGAGCCCAGGCCGACGGAGTCGGAGGCCGAGAACGACTTCCATGGCTTCGTCGTCGCCCGGTCGGCCGCACTGTTCCGCGGGGCCCTCGTCTTGACGGGAAACCGCGAGACAGCGGAGGACCTGGTCCAGGAGACCCTGGAACGGGCCTGCCGCAAGTGGCGCACCATCGCCGCCAAGGACGCTCCGGACGCCTATGTGCGGCGGATCATGGTGAACCTGGCCAACGACCGGTGGCGGAGATTCCGCCGCACGGTCCCGCACCAGGACGGTGGCGACCGTGCCGCCTCCGGGGACCAGTACGGGCAGGTGGACACAAGGGACCAGTTGGTGCGGGCCCTCCAGGGTCTGCCGATGCGTATGCGGACGGTCGTGGTACTCCGGTACTTCCACGATCTGTCGGATGCCGAGATCGCCGCCGACCTGAGGATCTCACCGAGCACCGTGCGGTCCCAGCTCGCTCGTGGCATCGACAAGCTCAGAGGCCAGTTCCCCGCACTCTCCAGCCCTTCACCACAGCAGCCCACGGAAGGAATCTGA
- a CDS encoding DMT family transporter — protein MISVLFAVLTALSNGAASVFQRRAAAKVPDDEAMHVSLFGHLIRQRVWLAGVGLVIVAAVCQAVALATGPIAVVQPIFVIELPATLLLAGHLLRVRLPHTIWYGVAAVTVGLALGMATAAPGGGDETVDGLRWIPALILTGIFEVVLIGVALKTRGNPRGALLGLAAACGYALTAALMKDAMARLGDAGGWVELLKAWQLYGTAAAGVGALFLLQNALQAGTLVAVQPMLTLGDALISILYGVTLFGETLRTGWWLVPELAALGLVGLGCVELARSPLASGSTGPPSRVK, from the coding sequence GTGATCAGTGTCCTTTTCGCCGTGCTCACCGCGCTCAGTAACGGCGCCGCTTCCGTGTTCCAGCGCCGTGCCGCCGCGAAGGTGCCCGACGACGAGGCGATGCACGTATCCCTCTTCGGGCACCTGATCCGCCAGCGGGTGTGGCTGGCCGGGGTCGGCCTGGTGATCGTCGCGGCCGTCTGCCAGGCCGTCGCGCTGGCCACCGGGCCTATCGCCGTGGTGCAGCCGATCTTCGTCATCGAACTGCCCGCGACCCTGCTGCTCGCCGGTCACCTCCTGCGCGTACGGCTGCCCCACACCATCTGGTACGGCGTGGCGGCCGTCACCGTGGGCCTCGCCCTCGGAATGGCCACGGCGGCTCCGGGCGGCGGTGACGAGACCGTGGACGGGCTGCGGTGGATCCCGGCGCTGATCCTCACCGGGATCTTCGAGGTGGTCCTGATCGGCGTGGCCCTCAAGACGCGCGGCAACCCCCGGGGGGCCCTACTCGGACTGGCCGCCGCCTGCGGCTACGCCCTGACCGCCGCACTCATGAAGGACGCCATGGCGCGGCTCGGCGATGCCGGCGGATGGGTCGAACTCCTCAAGGCCTGGCAGCTCTACGGAACGGCCGCGGCCGGCGTGGGCGCGCTCTTCCTGCTGCAGAACGCCCTCCAGGCGGGCACCCTGGTCGCCGTCCAGCCGATGCTCACCCTCGGCGACGCGCTCATCAGCATCCTGTACGGAGTGACCCTGTTCGGCGAGACCCTGCGGACCGGCTGGTGGCTGGTGCCGGAACTGGCCGCGCTCGGCCTGGTCGGCCTGGGCTGCGTCGAGCTGGCCCGGTCACCGCTGGCCTCTGGCAGCACCGGCCCGCCGTCCCGAGTGAAGTGA
- a CDS encoding OmpA family protein, giving the protein MRRPRRPAAILAAALLLTGLTVTGAQAAGPSPSAPPDSTTSSPPPTIDPAAPGLRLGDGATLAASHVLDIKSVVEDLGGEERREDTNADVTFALQAEVLFPKDSPKLNPEARARIKAIADEALAQHATKVRVFGFTDDLGSYEHGKVLSKRRADAVQEELAKSLGSDVTFDIRGYSEDYPIASNATEEGRTKNRRVEISFPRGEKPGPGSGSGS; this is encoded by the coding sequence ATGAGACGACCACGCCGCCCCGCGGCCATCCTCGCCGCCGCCCTCCTGCTCACCGGGCTGACCGTCACCGGGGCGCAGGCCGCCGGGCCCAGCCCCAGCGCGCCCCCGGACAGTACGACGTCCTCGCCACCGCCCACGATCGACCCGGCCGCCCCCGGGCTGCGGCTCGGCGACGGAGCGACGCTCGCCGCCTCCCACGTCCTCGACATCAAGTCCGTCGTCGAGGACCTCGGTGGTGAGGAACGCCGTGAGGACACCAACGCCGATGTGACGTTCGCGCTCCAGGCCGAAGTCCTCTTCCCCAAGGACAGCCCCAAGCTCAATCCGGAGGCCAGGGCGCGCATCAAGGCCATTGCGGACGAAGCCCTGGCCCAGCACGCCACCAAGGTCCGGGTCTTCGGGTTCACGGACGACCTCGGCTCGTACGAGCACGGCAAGGTCCTCTCCAAGCGGCGCGCCGACGCCGTGCAGGAGGAGCTGGCCAAGTCGCTCGGCTCCGACGTCACGTTCGACATCCGCGGATACAGCGAGGACTACCCGATCGCCTCGAACGCCACCGAGGAGGGCCGTACGAAGAACCGCCGGGTCGAGATCTCCTTCCCCCGCGGCGAGAAGCCCGGGCCCGGGTCCGGCTCCGGCTCGTAG
- a CDS encoding pilus assembly protein TadG-related protein gives MRAGTPRAGGDGGQTILIYVVVVSGLLFLAFAYFAFAQAAEARNGAQSAADAAALAAAQDVRNQMADGLTGSLGQKDAWAGWLLGDHPVAGTGSAAAARLAGDNDATLDGLAPTTVKGYPAFEASVTTRFTVGKSVIPGTEGRHAKAHAVAVIEPRCSVTPSGDLALVEFDCGRRHWEIDPKKLDTIELPQPKDLFAVRLAE, from the coding sequence CTGAGGGCGGGGACGCCCCGAGCCGGGGGCGACGGGGGCCAGACCATCCTCATCTACGTGGTCGTGGTGAGCGGGCTGCTCTTTCTGGCCTTCGCCTATTTCGCCTTCGCGCAAGCCGCCGAGGCCCGCAATGGTGCCCAGTCGGCCGCGGACGCGGCAGCGCTCGCGGCGGCCCAGGACGTCCGGAACCAGATGGCCGACGGCCTGACCGGTTCGCTGGGCCAGAAGGACGCATGGGCGGGCTGGCTTCTCGGCGACCACCCTGTCGCCGGTACGGGGAGTGCCGCGGCGGCCCGGCTCGCGGGCGACAACGACGCCACCCTCGACGGGCTCGCGCCGACGACGGTCAAGGGGTACCCCGCCTTCGAGGCGAGCGTCACCACCCGGTTCACCGTCGGCAAGTCCGTCATCCCCGGGACGGAGGGCAGGCACGCCAAGGCCCACGCCGTCGCGGTGATCGAGCCGCGCTGCTCCGTCACGCCCTCCGGCGACCTGGCGCTCGTCGAATTCGACTGTGGCCGCCGGCACTGGGAGATCGACCCGAAAAAGCTCGACACAATTGAACTGCCGCAGCCGAAGGACCTGTTCGCCGTCCGCCTGGCCGAGTGA
- a CDS encoding DUF5936 domain-containing protein, with translation MVGLVLALVLGAAVAGMFLGVRMYRSDVKVPSDLAVALEVGATRVGGAEAAVDRAGMRFAPAVLRAMGPRAVEKKRRRIDSAGNPGGLTVDRYAARRAVYGIFGGLAGLALLTNGSWFFAVFAFAYGGFAADATIWQAIRKRKDIIERTLPDFLDVLAVVVSAGLGFRQALERVAERYEGPWADELRITLRQMDMGVSRRQAFDELRRRNESEQVSQFVSALQQGEELGAPIAETLIQIANDMRRTDAQNSRRRAAKAIPQATVVTLITMVPATLILIVTNMFLGSTTDFGSLFGN, from the coding sequence ATGGTGGGACTGGTGCTCGCCCTCGTACTCGGCGCGGCCGTCGCCGGGATGTTCCTGGGTGTCAGGATGTACCGCTCCGATGTGAAGGTCCCCAGCGATCTCGCCGTCGCACTCGAAGTCGGCGCCACCCGCGTTGGCGGCGCCGAGGCGGCGGTCGACCGGGCCGGGATGCGCTTCGCGCCCGCCGTGCTCAGGGCGATGGGCCCCAGGGCGGTGGAGAAGAAGCGCCGCAGGATCGACTCGGCGGGCAACCCGGGCGGCCTGACCGTCGACCGCTATGCGGCCCGTCGCGCGGTGTACGGCATCTTCGGCGGCCTCGCGGGTCTCGCGCTGCTCACCAACGGCAGCTGGTTCTTCGCTGTCTTCGCCTTCGCCTACGGGGGGTTCGCCGCCGACGCGACGATCTGGCAGGCCATCCGCAAGCGCAAGGACATCATCGAGCGGACCCTGCCCGACTTCCTCGACGTCCTCGCCGTGGTCGTCAGCGCGGGCCTCGGCTTCCGGCAGGCGCTGGAACGGGTCGCCGAGAGGTACGAGGGGCCCTGGGCCGACGAACTGCGCATCACACTGCGCCAGATGGACATGGGTGTCAGTCGCCGCCAGGCGTTCGACGAACTGCGCAGGCGCAACGAGTCCGAGCAGGTCTCGCAGTTCGTCAGCGCACTCCAGCAGGGCGAGGAGCTGGGCGCGCCGATCGCGGAGACCCTCATACAGATCGCCAATGACATGCGCCGCACCGACGCCCAGAACTCCCGCCGCCGGGCGGCGAAGGCGATCCCGCAGGCCACAGTGGTCACGCTGATCACCATGGTCCCGGCGACGCTCATCCTGATCGTGACGAACATGTTCCTGGGCTCCACCACCGACTTCGGTTCGCTGTTCGGGAACTGA
- a CDS encoding type II secretion system F family protein encodes MTNTALLAIGGTLLCGVLAVAGVHVYARGKAQREALVDRLSYSGPHPEGLRVRRFGGVDRRLRGTAFGKRLQLRLAATGLDLTAGEFAVYVIGGVAALWLVASAALAPFFGPVAGLVALWAGNTFLNWQRQKRIEAFINQLPELSRILANATAAGLALRTALGMAAEELEAPAGEELATVTAQLALGRSIDETLGELAARLPSRELVVLVTTLVLSNRAGGTVVGSLRNLTGTLEERKETRREVVTMLSEVNATAYTLPLLGVGAMIMLNSMDSGSLARMTGHPLGQAAVLVALALYAVGFIGMRRLGKIEV; translated from the coding sequence ATGACCAACACCGCTCTGCTGGCGATCGGCGGCACGCTGCTCTGCGGTGTGCTCGCCGTCGCCGGTGTCCATGTGTACGCCAGGGGGAAGGCCCAGCGCGAAGCCCTGGTCGACCGGCTCTCGTACAGCGGACCGCACCCGGAGGGGCTGCGTGTCCGCCGCTTCGGCGGGGTCGACCGCAGACTCCGCGGGACGGCCTTCGGCAAGCGGCTCCAGCTGCGCCTGGCCGCGACCGGCCTGGATCTGACGGCGGGCGAGTTCGCCGTGTACGTCATCGGGGGAGTCGCCGCACTCTGGCTGGTCGCCTCCGCGGCGCTGGCCCCGTTCTTCGGCCCGGTCGCCGGCCTGGTCGCGCTGTGGGCGGGCAACACCTTCCTCAACTGGCAGCGCCAGAAGCGCATCGAGGCGTTCATCAACCAGCTCCCCGAGCTGTCCAGGATCCTGGCCAACGCGACCGCGGCCGGGCTCGCTCTCCGTACCGCCCTTGGCATGGCGGCGGAGGAGCTGGAGGCGCCCGCGGGCGAGGAACTGGCGACGGTCACCGCACAGCTGGCGCTGGGCAGGTCGATCGACGAGACCCTGGGCGAGCTGGCCGCCCGGCTGCCCTCCCGGGAACTGGTCGTCCTCGTCACCACCCTGGTCCTCTCCAACCGCGCGGGCGGCACGGTGGTCGGCAGCCTGCGCAACCTCACCGGGACGCTGGAGGAGCGCAAGGAGACCAGGCGGGAGGTCGTGACGATGCTCTCCGAGGTCAACGCCACCGCGTACACCCTGCCGCTGCTCGGCGTGGGCGCCATGATCATGCTCAACTCGATGGACTCCGGCTCGCTGGCCCGGATGACCGGCCACCCGCTCGGCCAGGCGGCCGTGCTCGTCGCGCTCGCCCTGTACGCCGTCGGGTTCATCGGTATGCGGCGCCTCGGCAAGATCGAAGTCTGA
- a CDS encoding CpaF family protein, which translates to MSLRARIAAPEEHGGGREDGHQVAVYRAKLLEEIDLAEMSSLAAADRRARLERVLGHIISREGPVLSTAERSQLIRRVVDEALGLGVLEPLLEDASITEIMVNGPDSIFVERAGRVEQLPMRFASTEQLMQTIERIVSTVNRRVDESNPMVDARLPSGERVNVIIPPLSLTGPTLTIRRFPRAYRLQELIALGTLDEQMLLLLSAFVRARFNVIVSGGTGSGKTTLLNALSGLIPDHERIITVEDAAELQLQQAHVVRLETRPANVEGNGQITIRDLVRNSLRMRPDRIIVGEVRGGETLDMLQAMSTGHDGSLATVHSNSAEDALMRLQTLGSMSEVEIPFEALRDQINSAVDVIVQLARHADGSRKVSELVLLVSHGRERFQISTVSRFRAQPMTADRVVHGRFEHLPLPRRIAERLYLANEALPPAFGVVEGVDPLNTREAR; encoded by the coding sequence ATGAGTCTGCGGGCCCGCATCGCCGCCCCCGAGGAACACGGCGGCGGCCGGGAGGACGGCCATCAGGTCGCCGTCTACCGTGCCAAGCTCCTGGAGGAGATCGACCTCGCCGAGATGTCCTCGCTGGCCGCCGCCGACCGGCGCGCCAGGCTGGAGCGTGTACTCGGCCACATCATCAGCCGCGAGGGCCCCGTACTCTCCACCGCCGAACGCTCCCAGCTGATCCGCCGGGTCGTGGACGAAGCGCTCGGCCTCGGCGTACTGGAACCGCTGCTCGAAGACGCCTCCATCACCGAGATCATGGTCAACGGCCCCGACTCGATCTTCGTGGAACGGGCCGGACGCGTCGAGCAGCTCCCGATGCGCTTCGCCTCGACCGAGCAGCTGATGCAGACCATCGAGCGCATCGTGTCGACCGTCAACCGCCGGGTGGACGAGTCCAATCCGATGGTCGACGCCCGCCTGCCGTCCGGCGAACGCGTCAACGTCATCATCCCGCCGCTCTCCCTGACCGGCCCCACCCTCACCATCCGCCGCTTCCCCCGCGCGTACCGCCTCCAGGAGCTGATCGCGCTCGGCACGCTGGACGAGCAGATGCTGCTACTGCTCTCCGCGTTCGTCCGGGCCCGCTTCAACGTGATCGTCTCCGGGGGCACCGGATCGGGCAAGACCACCCTCCTCAACGCGCTCTCCGGTCTCATCCCCGACCACGAGCGCATCATCACCGTCGAGGACGCGGCCGAACTCCAGCTCCAGCAGGCCCATGTCGTACGCCTGGAGACCCGGCCGGCCAACGTCGAGGGCAACGGCCAGATCACCATCCGCGACCTCGTCCGCAACTCGCTGCGGATGCGCCCCGACCGGATCATCGTCGGCGAGGTGCGCGGCGGCGAGACGCTCGACATGCTCCAGGCGATGTCGACAGGACACGACGGCTCGCTCGCCACCGTGCACTCCAACAGCGCCGAGGACGCGCTGATGCGGCTCCAGACCCTGGGTTCCATGTCCGAGGTGGAGATCCCCTTCGAGGCGCTGCGCGACCAGATCAACAGCGCGGTCGATGTCATCGTCCAGCTCGCCCGGCACGCCGACGGCTCCCGCAAGGTCAGCGAGCTGGTGCTGCTCGTCAGTCACGGGCGCGAGCGTTTCCAGATCTCCACGGTCTCGCGGTTCCGCGCGCAGCCGATGACCGCGGACCGGGTCGTGCACGGCCGGTTCGAGCATCTGCCGCTGCCGCGCAGGATCGCGGAGCGGCTGTACCTCGCGAATGAGGCGCTGCCGCCCGCGTTCGGCGTGGTGGAAGGCGTCGACCCGCTCAACACGAGAGAGGCGAGGTAG
- a CDS encoding TadE/TadG family type IV pilus assembly protein → MLPILLFIGMAAIQLGIVGYTANQAGTAARAAARTEALEAGTGRAAGQDAVSGWLQGDTTVSIRGGDTVSATATIAVPSVLPGFHLFGPVHRTVTMPNDTTAASATAGNDREAP, encoded by the coding sequence ATGCTCCCGATCCTCCTCTTCATCGGCATGGCAGCCATCCAGCTCGGCATCGTCGGCTACACCGCCAACCAGGCAGGCACGGCGGCCCGCGCCGCCGCCCGCACCGAAGCCCTGGAGGCCGGTACGGGGCGCGCCGCCGGACAGGACGCCGTGTCCGGCTGGCTCCAGGGCGACACCACCGTCAGCATCCGCGGCGGCGACACCGTGAGCGCGACCGCCACCATCGCCGTCCCGTCCGTGCTGCCGGGCTTCCACCTCTTCGGCCCGGTCCACCGCACCGTCACCATGCCGAACGACACCACAGCCGCCAGTGCCACAGCCGGGAACGACAGGGAGGCACCATGA